The following coding sequences lie in one Primulina huaijiensis isolate GDHJ02 chromosome 2, ASM1229523v2, whole genome shotgun sequence genomic window:
- the LOC140961725 gene encoding uncharacterized protein isoform X4, with the protein MLPFEASAICQKKNQKNCYEAVPGHLSMGNVVGSFSSGFAQLVNTILGRPLDFLAGKNCDSICGSTWDFVCYIENFCVTHLLKLVMVATLVYFESYGLAFQLVFRRWISVVRTYVSSSVP; encoded by the exons atgctcCCATTCGAAGCATCGGCCATCTGCCAGAAGAAGAATC AAAAAAATTGTTATGAAGCAGTTCCTGGCCACTTATCAATGGGGAATGTTGTTGGCTCTTTTTCTTCCGGATTTGCTCAACTAGTAAACACAATTTTGGGTCGCCCACTCGATTTCCTTGCTGGGAAAAACTGCGA TTCAATATGTGGTTCAACATGGGATTTTGTCTGTTACATCGAAAACTTTTGTGTTACACATTTGCTCAAGTTGGTCATGGTGGCGACATTAGTTTATTTTG AATCATATGGGCTTGCTTTTCAACTTGTTTTTCGTCGTTGGATTTCTGTTGTACGTACTTATGTTTCAAGCTCAGTACCGTGA
- the LOC140961725 gene encoding uncharacterized protein isoform X1: MLPFEASAICQKKNQKNCYEAVPGHLSMGNVVGSFSSGFAQLVNTILGRPLDFLAGKNCDSICGSTWDFVCYIENFCVTHLLKLVMVATLVYFVLLFFYLLYNLGICQCICHSICRIIWACFSTCFSSLDFCCTYLCFKLSTVKRRRRRRRRDIEESVETSSSTSEGGYELGKTSVLQHNRNLGRRRSSFSIRRNYKDEHLRRTLRPNNHRSRVRVARDHSLHLPRRKSFKNGECSMSPLHHHIRVTRSSRFAHKGSMHRSGIHHRRR; the protein is encoded by the exons atgctcCCATTCGAAGCATCGGCCATCTGCCAGAAGAAGAATC AAAAAAATTGTTATGAAGCAGTTCCTGGCCACTTATCAATGGGGAATGTTGTTGGCTCTTTTTCTTCCGGATTTGCTCAACTAGTAAACACAATTTTGGGTCGCCCACTCGATTTCCTTGCTGGGAAAAACTGCGA TTCAATATGTGGTTCAACATGGGATTTTGTCTGTTACATCGAAAACTTTTGTGTTACACATTTGCTCAAGTTGGTCATGGTGGCGACATTAGTTTATTTTG TTCTCTTATTCTTCTATCTCTTATACAACTTGGGAATCTGCCAATGCATTTGCCACTCTATCTGTAGAATCATATGGGCTTGCTTTTCAACTTGTTTTTCGTCGTTGGATTTCTGTTGTACGTACTTATGTTTCAAGCTCAGTACCGTGAAGAGGAGACGACGAagaagaaggagagacattGAAGAATCAGTAGAAACCAGTTCTAGTACTAGTGAAGGGGGGTATGAATTAGGTAAAACCTCTGTGTTGCAACATAATAGGAATCTTGGCCGTAGGAGGTCGAGTTTTAGTATTAGGAGGAATTACAAAGATGAGCATTTGAGGCGGACTTTGAGGCCTAATAATCATCGTTCACGCGTAAGGGTTGCAAGGGATCATTCCCTTCACCTGCCTAGGAGAAAGAGTTTCAAGAATGGCGAATGCAGTATGAGCCCTCTTCACCATCATATTCGGGTTACAAGGAGTTCAAGATTCGCACATAAGGGATCCATGCACAGAAGTGGGATTCACCATAGGAGAAGGTAA
- the LOC140961725 gene encoding uncharacterized protein isoform X3, with product MLPFEASAICQKKNQKNCYEAVPGHLSMGNVVGSFSSGFAQLVNTILGRPLDFLAGKNCDTVKRRRRRRRRDIEESVETSSSTSEGGYELGKTSVLQHNRNLGRRRSSFSIRRNYKDEHLRRTLRPNNHRSRVRVARDHSLHLPRRKSFKNGECSMSPLHHHIRVTRSSRFAHKGSMHRSGIHHRRR from the exons atgctcCCATTCGAAGCATCGGCCATCTGCCAGAAGAAGAATC AAAAAAATTGTTATGAAGCAGTTCCTGGCCACTTATCAATGGGGAATGTTGTTGGCTCTTTTTCTTCCGGATTTGCTCAACTAGTAAACACAATTTTGGGTCGCCCACTCGATTTCCTTGCTGGGAAAAACTGCGA TACCGTGAAGAGGAGACGACGAagaagaaggagagacattGAAGAATCAGTAGAAACCAGTTCTAGTACTAGTGAAGGGGGGTATGAATTAGGTAAAACCTCTGTGTTGCAACATAATAGGAATCTTGGCCGTAGGAGGTCGAGTTTTAGTATTAGGAGGAATTACAAAGATGAGCATTTGAGGCGGACTTTGAGGCCTAATAATCATCGTTCACGCGTAAGGGTTGCAAGGGATCATTCCCTTCACCTGCCTAGGAGAAAGAGTTTCAAGAATGGCGAATGCAGTATGAGCCCTCTTCACCATCATATTCGGGTTACAAGGAGTTCAAGATTCGCACATAAGGGATCCATGCACAGAAGTGGGATTCACCATAGGAGAAGGTAA
- the LOC140961725 gene encoding uncharacterized protein isoform X2 encodes MGNVVGSFSSGFAQLVNTILGRPLDFLAGKNCDSICGSTWDFVCYIENFCVTHLLKLVMVATLVYFVLLFFYLLYNLGICQCICHSICRIIWACFSTCFSSLDFCCTYLCFKLSTVKRRRRRRRRDIEESVETSSSTSEGGYELGKTSVLQHNRNLGRRRSSFSIRRNYKDEHLRRTLRPNNHRSRVRVARDHSLHLPRRKSFKNGECSMSPLHHHIRVTRSSRFAHKGSMHRSGIHHRRR; translated from the exons ATGGGGAATGTTGTTGGCTCTTTTTCTTCCGGATTTGCTCAACTAGTAAACACAATTTTGGGTCGCCCACTCGATTTCCTTGCTGGGAAAAACTGCGA TTCAATATGTGGTTCAACATGGGATTTTGTCTGTTACATCGAAAACTTTTGTGTTACACATTTGCTCAAGTTGGTCATGGTGGCGACATTAGTTTATTTTG TTCTCTTATTCTTCTATCTCTTATACAACTTGGGAATCTGCCAATGCATTTGCCACTCTATCTGTAGAATCATATGGGCTTGCTTTTCAACTTGTTTTTCGTCGTTGGATTTCTGTTGTACGTACTTATGTTTCAAGCTCAGTACCGTGAAGAGGAGACGACGAagaagaaggagagacattGAAGAATCAGTAGAAACCAGTTCTAGTACTAGTGAAGGGGGGTATGAATTAGGTAAAACCTCTGTGTTGCAACATAATAGGAATCTTGGCCGTAGGAGGTCGAGTTTTAGTATTAGGAGGAATTACAAAGATGAGCATTTGAGGCGGACTTTGAGGCCTAATAATCATCGTTCACGCGTAAGGGTTGCAAGGGATCATTCCCTTCACCTGCCTAGGAGAAAGAGTTTCAAGAATGGCGAATGCAGTATGAGCCCTCTTCACCATCATATTCGGGTTACAAGGAGTTCAAGATTCGCACATAAGGGATCCATGCACAGAAGTGGGATTCACCATAGGAGAAGGTAA